From Halapricum desulfuricans, a single genomic window includes:
- a CDS encoding DUF7289 family protein, with amino-acid sequence MRRIQEGSVGGDNRGVSEVLGTALLIGFVVTAAVLLLVMGGNTVEQVEEQNRVQSATQSFQQFASEIEAIRQSESESVAFELPDEIANDVTTESRTRITLYANGNASCTTGEIELQSLVYESADGDAVGYEFGGVWEQTGPNSSSMVRAPNIEYRDGRLAVSLSQMQTGMHGSSTIDARLNESESRRMTANLTRSLFVNKTAVALSEGPSTPVGQLESCRPQGVENITVVVENSRFATAWHNYALRNYDDRLVDVSPGEDTQVGSGDTVEITYTVQDTEFANFEVTGVDAVPSAPADEDVSVNTTVENTGDLTKTNDISFSIYKETASGGWDPVSGAAPQHVETERLAGGEAVDYEFTIPGDAVSDPGRYQYRIETGDDVYSDTIDIGDTDDDWPRFEITSLDAPDSAHLSGNPQLNVTVRNEGDLLGNQTIAFSFDGDREATRTVGLGREEEATLTFDIPTGSSGTDIPLNVTSNDDFATTLIDIGSAAYFDISEAGSPTGIDAEETFEINASITNTGGVDGTQSVEIRVQNASTGTVVDRGEWEPTLDGHLSETGEESRELTLTVDGVATPGLYNYTVQTGDENVTRTFYVGEKATDFFQVSSVRATPNPVEQGNTTTVTAVINNTGASSAEQTIEFAFADGTSKTDTVSLAPGSGTTVTFDYEVPEALPAGAYEYTVSTANSSATDQIRVAANLSGAFESGDDGQIEIDGDTTARLQVLGTEPTATSYDYDYVGWSNGDWWWDSDGGWIYDPNDGNYRIDGGEISRAPTVMDIVTENETAGRVEHNVWSGDDLNRPRNWERQVDRNPYFNRTVTVSEASSLWVSATTYGCERYGYTDTGLDRYVDPYGWFDRNRCTDWGSELVSTNSNQNTENVVILGDNETVPSWGSASPDQRSIGDILEDKFDPDTGRLNLEDDQLVMLFELTQPDADPDDADPSTSGDPDYNDAVVLFEVVNRTRTVKTPARLVISDLQTPAVVEEGETDTLRVEVTNRGGQVGSTDVTYHFDGAAAGSTATGELEHNESTWIEFDIPPNAGYDPGTYEYELGLTANPNQTRSGNVYVGSDRGPRFIVQGFERAYPRGVPLDSDASVTATVANVGDEDATMPVRWFVDGESRSSEAITLPAGESTTVTFDGVPTDETGPISVEATADNTGYDADNSSQRGTITVETETFVVNRVRVGTESYDEDELILVTSLSDLDGLIENTATVAGTQQVDFTLTNRSTGETRTATTDVSLDGTSATFERFGLGSWSNATGYYDYEIETEDDRFTGTIQIVPAAEAYPDAQNPEYISIDMNVITFE; translated from the coding sequence ATGCGCCGGATACAAGAGGGGTCTGTCGGGGGCGACAACCGGGGTGTCTCTGAAGTACTCGGCACTGCGCTGTTGATCGGATTCGTCGTCACAGCGGCGGTGCTATTGCTGGTGATGGGCGGGAACACTGTCGAGCAAGTCGAAGAGCAAAACCGGGTCCAGTCCGCGACCCAGTCGTTCCAGCAGTTCGCGTCCGAAATCGAAGCGATACGACAGTCCGAATCGGAGTCCGTCGCGTTCGAACTGCCGGACGAGATAGCGAACGACGTAACGACTGAATCTCGGACCCGAATTACGTTGTATGCGAACGGAAACGCTTCCTGTACGACCGGCGAGATCGAATTGCAGTCGCTCGTCTACGAATCGGCGGACGGTGACGCTGTCGGGTACGAATTCGGTGGTGTGTGGGAGCAGACAGGACCGAACAGCAGTTCGATGGTCCGGGCACCGAACATCGAATACCGAGACGGACGATTGGCCGTCTCTCTGTCTCAGATGCAGACGGGGATGCACGGATCGAGTACGATCGATGCCCGTCTCAACGAGAGCGAGAGTCGTCGCATGACGGCCAATCTCACTCGCTCGCTGTTCGTCAACAAGACAGCAGTTGCATTGAGCGAGGGACCATCGACACCGGTCGGGCAACTCGAGAGCTGTCGCCCACAGGGTGTGGAAAACATCACTGTCGTGGTCGAGAACAGCCGATTCGCGACGGCCTGGCACAACTACGCGCTTCGTAACTACGACGACCGGCTGGTCGATGTCAGTCCCGGTGAAGACACCCAGGTCGGATCGGGCGATACCGTCGAAATCACGTATACGGTCCAGGATACCGAGTTCGCGAACTTCGAGGTGACGGGCGTGGACGCCGTTCCGAGTGCACCGGCAGACGAAGACGTATCCGTGAACACGACAGTCGAGAACACGGGCGATCTGACGAAAACGAACGATATCTCGTTTTCGATATATAAGGAGACGGCAAGCGGAGGATGGGATCCGGTCTCCGGAGCGGCGCCCCAGCACGTCGAAACCGAGAGGCTCGCCGGGGGAGAGGCAGTCGACTACGAGTTTACGATCCCCGGTGACGCCGTGAGCGACCCTGGCAGGTATCAATACCGCATCGAGACGGGAGATGACGTGTACTCCGATACGATCGATATTGGGGATACAGACGATGATTGGCCGCGTTTCGAGATCACGTCACTCGATGCGCCCGATAGTGCGCACCTATCCGGCAACCCACAGCTCAACGTGACAGTTCGAAACGAGGGAGACTTGCTCGGCAACCAGACGATCGCGTTCAGTTTCGACGGCGACCGGGAAGCCACTCGCACGGTCGGCCTCGGTCGCGAGGAGGAGGCGACGTTGACGTTCGATATTCCAACGGGGTCGAGTGGAACTGACATACCGTTGAACGTCACCTCGAACGACGACTTCGCGACGACGCTGATCGACATCGGGAGCGCAGCGTATTTCGATATCTCCGAGGCGGGATCGCCAACCGGTATCGACGCGGAGGAGACGTTCGAAATCAACGCGTCGATTACAAACACAGGTGGCGTTGACGGTACGCAGTCGGTCGAAATCCGGGTGCAAAACGCTTCGACAGGCACAGTCGTCGACCGGGGTGAATGGGAACCCACGCTCGACGGGCATCTCTCCGAGACCGGAGAAGAGAGCCGCGAACTCACGCTGACGGTCGATGGGGTCGCCACGCCAGGCCTGTACAATTACACCGTCCAGACGGGGGACGAGAACGTCACGCGGACGTTCTACGTAGGGGAGAAAGCGACCGATTTCTTCCAGGTCTCGAGCGTGCGAGCCACTCCGAACCCAGTCGAACAGGGTAACACGACGACGGTAACGGCGGTAATCAACAACACAGGGGCGAGCAGCGCCGAACAGACGATCGAATTCGCCTTCGCGGACGGGACGAGCAAGACTGATACCGTATCGCTTGCTCCCGGTTCCGGAACGACCGTCACGTTTGACTACGAGGTCCCGGAGGCGCTTCCGGCCGGGGCTTACGAGTACACGGTGTCGACGGCCAACTCCTCGGCGACCGACCAGATCCGTGTGGCCGCGAATCTCTCAGGTGCGTTCGAATCGGGTGATGATGGGCAGATAGAGATCGACGGTGATACGACTGCCCGGCTGCAGGTGCTCGGAACGGAGCCGACTGCGACATCGTACGATTATGACTACGTCGGCTGGTCGAACGGGGACTGGTGGTGGGACAGCGACGGCGGGTGGATATACGACCCGAACGACGGGAACTACCGGATCGACGGCGGCGAGATCAGTCGTGCTCCCACAGTGATGGACATCGTCACGGAAAACGAGACTGCCGGACGCGTCGAACACAACGTGTGGAGCGGGGACGATCTGAACCGTCCCAGGAACTGGGAGAGGCAGGTCGATCGCAATCCGTATTTCAACCGGACCGTGACTGTCTCGGAGGCATCGTCGCTGTGGGTTTCCGCAACCACCTACGGGTGTGAGAGGTACGGATACACGGACACCGGACTCGACAGGTACGTCGATCCATACGGCTGGTTCGATCGAAACCGGTGTACTGATTGGGGCAGTGAGCTGGTTTCGACCAACAGCAACCAGAACACTGAAAATGTCGTCATCCTCGGTGACAACGAAACAGTGCCATCGTGGGGTAGTGCGAGTCCGGATCAGCGTAGCATCGGTGACATTCTCGAAGACAAGTTCGATCCCGATACGGGGCGGCTCAACCTCGAAGACGATCAGTTGGTGATGCTGTTCGAACTCACCCAGCCGGACGCTGATCCGGACGACGCGGATCCATCGACTAGCGGCGACCCCGACTACAACGACGCAGTCGTGTTGTTCGAAGTCGTCAATCGGACTCGAACAGTAAAGACACCGGCCCGTCTGGTGATCAGCGATCTGCAGACACCGGCCGTCGTCGAAGAAGGTGAAACCGACACGCTTCGTGTTGAGGTGACCAACAGGGGCGGTCAGGTCGGATCGACCGATGTTACGTATCACTTCGATGGGGCTGCAGCCGGTAGCACTGCGACAGGCGAACTCGAGCACAACGAGAGCACCTGGATCGAGTTCGATATCCCGCCGAACGCAGGCTACGATCCGGGCACCTACGAGTACGAACTCGGATTGACTGCGAATCCGAACCAGACCCGCTCCGGAAACGTCTACGTCGGTTCCGATCGCGGACCTCGATTCATCGTACAGGGCTTCGAGCGAGCGTACCCGCGGGGCGTCCCGCTAGATTCGGACGCGTCCGTGACGGCGACAGTTGCGAACGTCGGTGACGAAGACGCGACGATGCCGGTTCGCTGGTTCGTCGATGGTGAGTCCCGGAGCAGCGAAGCGATCACGCTCCCGGCCGGCGAATCCACGACTGTCACCTTCGATGGCGTTCCGACCGATGAGACGGGACCGATCAGCGTCGAAGCCACCGCGGACAACACCGGATACGACGCGGACAACAGCAGTCAACGCGGGACGATCACCGTCGAAACCGAAACGTTCGTCGTCAACCGAGTCCGAGTCGGAACGGAGAGCTACGACGAAGACGAACTGATCCTCGTCACTAGTCTGTCCGACCTCGATGGCCTCATCGAGAACACGGCTACCGTCGCGGGCACGCAACAGGTCGATTTCACGCTAACGAATCGCTCGACCGGCGAGACGAGGACGGCAACTACCGACGTCTCGCTGGACGGTACCAGCGCGACGTTCGAACGGTTCGGCCTAGGATCGTGGTCGAACGCGACCGGCTACTACGATTACGAGATCGAGACCGAAGACGACAGGTTCACCGGGACGATCCAGATCGTGCCCGCTGCCGAGGCTTACCCCGATGCCCAGAACCCGGAATACATCTCCATCGATATGAACGTCATCACCTTCGAATGA
- a CDS encoding FAD-dependent oxidoreductase → MRTTTVLVIGGGATGVGVARDLALRDVDVTLVERDGLASGTSGRSHGLLHSGARYAESDRVGAEECIEENRVLKDIAGECIRDTGGLFVQLTADDPEYFERKRDACETAEIPTTTLDDEAVRERIPEIASDVERAMEVPDAVIYPSRLVAANAADARDHGATIHTHAPVEDIAIDDGRVQHVTVGGSVDERIEAEYVVNATGAWAEALADMADLDVAMRPTRGVMLSVEYDGLGPVLNRARDPDDGDIIVPHEGEVVLGTTSVEVDDPDEYAREDWEIERTVEECAAMLPPVADAPTVRTWWGVRPLYAPDEDERGGRGISRGFFQLDHADDGVENAVSVVGGKLTTYRQMAESTTDLVCERLGVDGECVTADRPLPGSDDPKRLDEFVAEFDAQGETDAGIVGQY, encoded by the coding sequence ATGCGAACGACAACAGTTCTGGTGATCGGCGGTGGTGCGACCGGTGTCGGCGTCGCTCGCGACCTCGCACTCAGAGACGTCGACGTGACACTGGTCGAGCGAGACGGTCTGGCGAGTGGCACCTCCGGCCGCTCGCACGGATTGCTCCACAGCGGCGCACGCTACGCCGAATCCGACCGAGTCGGGGCTGAAGAGTGCATCGAAGAGAACCGGGTTCTCAAGGACATCGCGGGCGAGTGCATCCGCGACACCGGCGGCCTGTTCGTCCAGTTGACAGCGGACGATCCGGAGTACTTCGAACGGAAGCGCGACGCCTGTGAGACCGCGGAGATTCCGACGACGACGCTCGACGATGAGGCTGTTCGCGAACGCATTCCGGAAATCGCGTCGGACGTCGAGCGGGCGATGGAAGTGCCCGACGCCGTGATCTACCCGTCGCGGCTGGTCGCCGCAAACGCGGCCGACGCCCGTGATCACGGAGCGACGATTCACACGCACGCGCCGGTCGAGGATATCGCAATCGACGACGGCCGCGTCCAGCACGTCACCGTCGGCGGGAGCGTCGACGAGCGAATCGAGGCCGAGTACGTCGTCAACGCGACCGGCGCCTGGGCCGAGGCGCTCGCTGACATGGCCGATCTCGACGTCGCGATGCGGCCGACGCGCGGGGTGATGCTCTCGGTCGAATACGACGGTCTCGGACCGGTCCTGAACCGGGCTCGTGATCCCGACGACGGGGACATCATCGTCCCCCACGAGGGCGAGGTGGTTCTGGGGACGACCAGCGTCGAGGTCGATGATCCGGACGAGTACGCGCGTGAAGACTGGGAGATCGAGCGAACGGTCGAGGAATGTGCGGCGATGCTGCCGCCGGTCGCCGACGCCCCGACGGTTCGCACGTGGTGGGGCGTACGCCCGCTGTACGCGCCCGACGAGGACGAGCGGGGTGGCCGCGGGATCTCACGGGGCTTCTTCCAACTCGACCACGCCGACGACGGGGTCGAAAACGCCGTCAGCGTCGTCGGGGGAAAGCTGACCACCTACCGACAGATGGCCGAATCGACGACCGATCTCGTCTGTGAGCGACTCGGTGTCGACGGTGAGTGCGTGACGGCCGACCGGCCGTTGCCCGGGAGCGACGATCCCAAGCGACTCGACGAGTTCGTCGCGGAGTTCGACGCACAGGGCGAAACCGACGCGGGTATCGTCGGCCAGTACTGA
- a CDS encoding RNA ligase, whose protein sequence is MDKDAWHERLETSADTPSELFEHFQARTDHGLEYYHLPDARHGLERGTVLVETTGAVVRGYPSVPRVLVLDPGVRHYFESDRVTIEEKLNGFNVRIADVDGTTAFTRGGYVCPYTTERARQLLDPGDFFADHPETMLCAELIGPENPYTVHDYDETETNAFRIFDVRDRTSGRPLAPERRRELCAEYGFEQPQTFGWHTIDDAPGAVRDAIETLDTESREGVVLKSEDGQSLLKYTTEATHHAELADAFALPFEYGRDFLFSRLLREAFQTVEFEDSPDRRRERAHDLGESILLPFAETIEAVADGETVGERHTVRGDPETINALLGHLREFQLTIDIESDRRLEGERVVTFTKVAASTNDRIEHYLDGGIVDE, encoded by the coding sequence ATGGACAAAGACGCTTGGCACGAGCGACTCGAGACGAGTGCCGACACCCCGTCGGAACTGTTCGAGCACTTCCAGGCCCGTACCGACCACGGGCTGGAGTATTACCACCTGCCCGACGCCCGCCACGGCCTCGAACGCGGGACGGTCCTCGTCGAGACGACCGGCGCGGTCGTCCGTGGCTACCCCAGTGTCCCGCGCGTGCTCGTGCTCGATCCCGGCGTCCGGCACTACTTCGAGAGCGACCGCGTGACGATCGAGGAGAAACTCAACGGGTTCAACGTCAGGATCGCGGACGTCGACGGTACGACGGCGTTCACCCGTGGCGGCTACGTCTGCCCGTACACGACCGAGCGCGCCCGCCAGCTGCTCGATCCGGGTGATTTCTTTGCTGACCATCCCGAGACGATGCTCTGTGCGGAGCTGATCGGCCCGGAAAACCCCTATACAGTACACGATTACGACGAGACCGAGACCAACGCCTTCCGGATCTTCGACGTCCGCGATCGGACGAGCGGCCGCCCGCTCGCGCCCGAGCGGCGGCGTGAACTCTGTGCCGAGTACGGGTTCGAACAGCCCCAGACGTTCGGCTGGCACACTATCGACGATGCTCCTGGGGCTGTCCGTGACGCCATCGAGACCCTGGACACCGAGAGTCGGGAAGGCGTCGTGCTGAAATCAGAGGACGGGCAGTCACTCCTGAAGTACACCACCGAAGCGACCCACCACGCCGAACTGGCGGACGCGTTCGCATTACCATTCGAGTACGGACGGGACTTTCTGTTCTCGCGACTGCTCCGTGAGGCCTTTCAGACGGTCGAATTCGAGGACTCGCCCGATCGACGCCGCGAGCGTGCTCACGATCTCGGCGAGTCGATCCTGTTACCGTTCGCCGAGACGATCGAAGCCGTCGCCGACGGCGAGACGGTCGGCGAACGGCATACGGTTCGGGGCGATCCCGAGACGATCAACGCCCTGCTGGGCCACCTTCGGGAGTTCCAGTTGACTATCGATATCGAGTCGGATCGGCGCCTCGAGGGCGAGCGCGTGGTCACGTTCACGAAGGTCGCGGCCTCGACGAACGACCGGATCGAACACTACCTCGATGGCGGGATCGTCGACGAGTGA
- a CDS encoding RNA ligase partner protein, translating to MPPELPRQQFVLDTSLFITEEIREPEESLEEAVLRLLDRIATARLELNISCHMPPSIHDELVTMLRERDVSEEVFERLETWVVRKSPDRYGVNIPADIVYQFVDEMSDRVDRGLRVSEEALREVEQLDPDKLGSGEEYMTEADRVLSNLRDKYRQALRQGVLDSREDFDLLVLAKELDAGVVTEDRGIIAWADRFGLRYVRGGQFPTLLEEYLRATGVEG from the coding sequence ATGCCCCCGGAACTGCCGCGACAGCAGTTCGTGCTCGACACGTCGCTTTTCATCACCGAGGAGATACGCGAGCCCGAGGAATCCCTGGAAGAGGCCGTCCTCAGGCTCCTGGACCGGATCGCGACGGCGCGGCTCGAGCTCAACATCTCCTGTCACATGCCGCCCTCGATTCACGACGAACTCGTGACGATGCTCCGTGAGCGCGACGTGAGCGAGGAGGTCTTCGAGCGGCTGGAAACGTGGGTCGTCCGCAAGAGCCCCGATCGCTACGGCGTGAACATCCCCGCCGACATCGTCTACCAGTTCGTCGACGAGATGAGCGATCGGGTCGATCGGGGACTCCGAGTCTCCGAGGAAGCACTCCGGGAGGTCGAACAGCTCGACCCCGACAAGCTGGGCTCGGGCGAGGAATACATGACCGAGGCCGACCGCGTCCTCTCGAACCTCCGGGACAAGTACCGTCAGGCACTCCGTCAGGGCGTGCTCGACTCCCGGGAGGACTTCGATCTGCTCGTGCTCGCGAAGGAACTCGACGCTGGCGTCGTCACCGAGGACCGGGGCATCATCGCGTGGGCCGATCGCTTCGGCCTCCGGTATGTCCGTGGCGGGCAGTTCCCGACGCTGCTGGAGGAGTACTTGCGGGCCACGGGCGTCGAGGGGTAG